The genomic segment ATGTCCTCACCCCCGAGCAGCAGGCCAAGGCCGTGAACCTAGCCCCCAGCCGCCAGGGCAAACGCAGCAGTGCTGAAGCGCAGGTGAAGGAAAAAGCCCAACGTCTCAAAACCGCCGTGGATGCCCTGGGCGTGCCCCCCACTCAGGCCATGCAGGCCCGTGGCCAGGCCATCGTCTCCCTCATGCGGGCAGGCGACTACGGCGCTGCTGGCCAGGCGCTGGATGAACTCATCCTCGAAAGTGAACTGGATCAAACTGCCACGGTCCCCGCGCCGGACTTCAGCCAGTTCTCACCGGGCGATACTGATCTGACTGTGCTGAAACAACGCTACACCGATGTGGAAGTCGCCGCTCAATCCATCGTTTCTATTCCTTTGGTTAGGCGCTTGATCGAAGCAAAGACCGCTCTTGAGGCCGCAAAAATCGCCGAAGATGCCGAGCAAGTGGGCCGCATCCTCACCTGGGCCGAGGAGATGCTGAAAAAGTAACGTGCGTAGAGTATGCTTCGAAACCCTCAAGGGCAGGAGGAACGGTGCCGAAGATCAGCGCCAAAAAAAACATGGTCTTCTGCCGATTAACTCCCGCTCCTCGGAGACATTCTTCCGCACCGTGCCTGTTTGGGAAGGGTTAGGATGAGGAACTGCCGAGATCTTTGATGTCTCGTAGTGCAGAAACTTCGTTTTTTGGGGAAGGGATCCCCTTCGTATCTTGGCAAAAGCAGACGGTCTAGCCTGCCTTTTCCATCAGCCCGTGTTGGATGCAGTACTGCACCAGTTCAGGCAGAGATTTGACCCGCAGCTTTTCCATCAAGCGCACCCGGTAGGTGCTGACGGTCTTGCTGCTAAGATTCAAATCCGAAGCGATTTCCTTGATCGCATCGCCATTGATCAGTTTGCGCAGCACTTGGAATTCGCGCTCAGACAGCGTGGTGTGTGGCTGTTCTTGGAAGTCTGACCGGACAAAAGCGGCTAGATTTTGTGCTAAATTCGGGCTGATGTAATTTTGCCCCACCAGGATTTCTTTCACCGCCTTGAGGAACTCGCCCGTGCCGGCACTTTTGCACACATACCCTGCGGCTCCCGCTTTGAAAGCTCGTACTCCATAGACGGATTCATCGTGCCCACTGCACACGAGAACGGCGGGGGCATGTGGGCGTGCTTTCACTTCCGCCAGGAAATCCAGCCCGTTGCGACCAGGGATGGTGACATCCAAAATGACGACATCCCAGTTTTGCGTGGCCATCATGTCCTGCGCTTCTTGGTAAGTGCCTGCCTCACCGAATTCGTAGGTGCCCAGCGTCATCATCGCGTGCTTGAAAGCGTCGCGCATCAGTTGGTGATCATCAATAATGAGAATTCTCTTCATTCGTGACAGTTTTGGCGGGTATTTTTGTGAAATACAGCAATAATTATGGATTCAGCAACTAAAGACCGACGTCATTCGTGGCGGAGGGCCTCCACGGGGTTCATTCGCGCAGCGCGGCGGGCTGGATAAATGCCGAAAGCGATGCCCGTAAAAACGGAGATGAGGAAAGCGAGGGCAGGGGACCAGACTTTCACGACCGTGGTCACCCCCGCGAAGTGCTCCACCGCGATGGGGATGGAGACCCCGAGAATGACGCCCATCACCCCGCCTGCACCTGAAAGCAG from the Prosthecobacter dejongeii genome contains:
- a CDS encoding response regulator — encoded protein: MKRILIIDDHQLMRDAFKHAMMTLGTYEFGEAGTYQEAQDMMATQNWDVVILDVTIPGRNGLDFLAEVKARPHAPAVLVCSGHDESVYGVRAFKAGAAGYVCKSAGTGEFLKAVKEILVGQNYISPNLAQNLAAFVRSDFQEQPHTTLSEREFQVLRKLINGDAIKEIASDLNLSSKTVSTYRVRLMEKLRVKSLPELVQYCIQHGLMEKAG
- a CDS encoding periplasmic heavy metal sensor; the encoded protein is MKHFFLLLFCFTSPLIAGPENWLEAGLLTPEMITSVKPELGLTQDQEEKMTTLVKDVMAEAEPVEKQVREHEKELTRLLRQPTTTAAEAEAALTPLLAAEAEVKKLRLRTLLALRDVLTPEQQAKAVNLAPSRQGKRSSAEAQVKEKAQRLKTAVDALGVPPTQAMQARGQAIVSLMRAGDYGAAGQALDELILESELDQTATVPAPDFSQFSPGDTDLTVLKQRYTDVEVAAQSIVSIPLVRRLIEAKTALEAAKIAEDAEQVGRILTWAEEMLKK